From Schizosaccharomyces pombe strain 972h- genome assembly, chromosome: II, the proteins below share one genomic window:
- the ksh1 gene encoding protein ksh1: MTAIFNFESLLFVILLTICTCTYLHRQFPALLEKRKEGVTMVFWKCARIGERASPYISLFCVFMALRFIFGSS; the protein is encoded by the exons atg ACTGCCATTTTTAACTTTGAAAGTTTGCTTTTCGTTATACTATTAACGATCTGCACATGTACTTATTTACACCGTCAATTCCCTGctttattagaaaaaagaaaagaagg CGTGACAATGGTATTCTGGAAATGCGCTCGAATTGGTGAGCGAGCTAGTCCG TATATATCACtattttgtgtttttatGGCTTTACGATTTATTTTCGGTTCCTCAtaa